The segment CCTCGGAAGGTGCTCGACCGCTTCCGGGCTGACCCGGAACTCGGGGCCCTGTTCGGCTCGTACGACGACCGGCCGACGGCTCCGGGCCTGGTCAGCCGGTTCCGGAATCTGCTGCACCACGACACGCATCAGCGGGGGACCTTTCAGAACGAGGCTCGACCAGCCCATACGTTCTGGACCGGGTGCGGGGCCATTCGCCGCGACCTGTTCCTGGCGATGGGAGGGTTCGACCCCCAGCTCTACCGACGCCCGGCGATCGAGGACATCGAGCTGGGCTATCGGCTGACCCGGGCCGGTCATCGGATCGACCTGGTCCGAGACATCCAGGTCACCCACCTGAAGCGCTGGACGCTTCGGGAGGTGATCCGAACCGACATTGCGCGCCGAGGGGTGCCCTGGACCCTGCTCATGCTGCGCTCCGGGGTGGCCGAGACCGATCTGAACGTCAGCGTGACCCAGCGGGCGAGCGTGGCGGCGACAGGACTGACCGGACTGGCCTTGCTCGTCAGCCCGATGGAACCCTCGGCCCTGGTTCTGGCCGCGATCGGACCCCTGGCGGTGGTCGGTCTGAACGCCCGCTTCTACCGGTTCCTGGCTCGTCGGATCGGTGTGCTTGGATCGGTGATGAGTGTGCCGTTGCATCTGCTCTACTTCGTCTGCTGTGGCCTGTCGGTGCTGATTGCTTTGGCGATCTGGCTTGGTCAGCGACGGGTGAGGCAGCCGATTGCCGATCGGCAGCCGTTGCGACCAAGGACCGACGCTCCCGCCGAGGTGACTGCCGCCGGTCCTCACACCCTGGCCCCTCAGCCCGCTCCCCGGAGGCGATCCCCATGGTCCCGGACCAAGACGCTCCCCTGAGACCCATCGCCCCGTCGGTGGGCTCGACCATCGAGGGCTCAACCTCGACCGTCGCGGTCGTCCGATCTGACAACCGCCGAGGGGCCGTGGCCGAGGCGCTCGCCTTGCTCGATGCCGAGATTCGGCCGATTCTCGCTGGCCCGGCCGTGATCCTCACCCATCTGGAGCCGCGCCGGGCCGACCCGGCACCGCTTTCGAGCCTGCTCGACATACTCGGCTCGGCTGACCTGGGAGAGGTGGTTGTGGCCTCCGGATGTGTCAACGCCGGGGCAATCTTCGATCGATCCGGCTTCCGGCGCGAATGCTGGGGCCGGGCGGTTCGGTTTCTTGATCTGGCCCGCGACGAGGAGCGCTGGCGGACGATCGAGCGGCCGGGGATCGGCACGATCCGATTGGCGGAGACGGTCGCCTCGGCCGGGTGCCGGATCGCATTGACGCCGATCGAGGCGCTCAAGGGATGGCGGGGGATGCCCGCCGGGCGTCGGGCGATGCTCGCGGCGCTGCATCCGGACGACCGATTCCGGTTCGACGGCGTGCCGATCCGCCGCGCCTGGCCGGATCTGAGTGTGGTCGAAGGCCCAGTCGGCCGGTTCGGCCGGGAGGTGATCGCCATTGCCGGGATCGACCCGACGGCCGTGGACGCGGTGGCGGCGGCGGTCCTTGGCAAGGATCGGCGAAGGAGGTCGGGGACCATCGAGGCCGAGCTGGAACCGCCGCGGTTCACGGTCATCGGCGACCCGATCGAGCCGGAGCCCGCCCGAAGCTGGCGACCCTCGCTGCCGCTGGGCCACGGGTTGCGTCGGGATGCCGGACACGGGAATCCCGAAGGGGGTTCTTGATGCGAGTGGGCATTGATGGGGGCTGCCTGAGCAATCGTCGGGGGTTTGGTCGCTTCTCCCGGTCGTTGCTGGGGGCGCTGGGTCGGGTGGCTCATGACCGGGAGTTCGTGGTCTTCGTCGATCAGCCGTCGCTGGACCGGGTCGAGGTGCCCGCGGGGTTTGAGACGGTGGCCGTGCCGGTTCGAGAGGCGCCGAGCCAGGCGGCCTCGGCCGAGGGACGGCGACGGGTGGCCGACTTGCTCGCCTTCAGTCGGGCCACGAGCGGGGCGAACCTCGATGCGATGGTCTTTCCCTCGTCGTACAGCTTCTTCCCGGTCTGGAACGTCGGCCGGGTTATCGTGACCATCTTTGATGCGTTGCCGCTGATCTATCCCGACCTTGTGTTTCCGAACCGGCGGGGCCGCCTGTTCTGGACGGTCAAGGAGCGGGTGGCGGTGCGGTCGGCCGACCGGATTCTGACGACATCCGAGGTGTCTCGCCGCGACCTGATGGCTCATTACCGCTTGCCGGGGGATCGGGTGGGCCTGATCGGGGCGGCTCCCGACCCGGTCTTTCGGCCGTCGGCACCGGGGCCGGCCTCGGACGAGGCCATGAGGCGGTACGGCTTGCGGCCGGAAGAACGGTTCCTCATTTATGTGGGTGGCTTGAGTCCTCATAAGAATCTGACTCGGCTGATGCAGGCGTTCGCCCGATCGGCCCCGAGCGGGGTTCGCCTGGCGATCGTCGGCGACTTTGGCGACGTCTTCCATACGCATGCCCCGGAATTGCGGGCCGAGACGGAACGACTTGGCCTTTCGCATCAGATTGTGTTCACAGGATTCGTTCCTGACGAGGATCTGGTACATCTCTACGGTCGAGCCGAGGCTCTGGTCCAGCCGTCGCTGCTGGAAGGGTTCGGCCTGCCGCCGGTTGAGGCGATGGCGTGTGGCACTCCGGTGCTGGCCAGCACGGCCGGATCGCTGCCCGAGGTCGTCGGGGAGGCGGGCCTGTTCTTCGATCCGACCGACCTCGACGCGATGGCCGGGGCGATGGCCGAGGTCCTTGGCGACCGTGGTACCCGAGCCCGCCTGGCCGAGGCCGCCCTGCGGCGCTCGGCCCGATTCACCTGGGACGCGGCCGCCCGGCAACTGCTGGAACACCTCGATGGGCTTGGCCCGAAGACTCACCTGAAGGTTGCTTGACATGACCATTTGCGTTGTCACTCGATCACTGGCTCCCTCGATTCCTGCCGTCGCGATGGCCCAGACGCTGACAGCCCTGGGGCACCGAGTCGTGGTGCTGCTAGCCCCGATGCACCCTTGCGTGGCGCCCCTTGAACAGGGGTTCGAGCCGGCCGGGCCGGTGGTGCATCGCCTGGCGGTTCCGAACTGGCTGGGGAAGATTGGCGGGCATCGGGTGCGACGCCTGGCGATCGCCCGGGTGCTGCGTCGGCTTGATCCGCAGGTCGTCCATCTGGCCGACGAGGCGGACCGAGGGGTGACAGTGCCTCCGGGGGCGGTGGTCCTTCAGAGCGCTCCTGGTGGTGAGCTGCTCCGGGAGGCGGACGCGGTGGTGACTCCTGACGGGCGATTCTTCGACCGATCGGGCCTGCTGATGGAGTGTCCCGGCGTGCCGCCGATGCCGAAGCCCCAGACGATTGCCGACGGGCTCGACCCGGCGGTTTCGGGCTCGCAATGGCGGGTCTTGACCTACCTGGCCGGTGTCGATCACCTGCGCCGATCGCGACGGGTTCGGCTCGATCAGCCTCGAAGCAACGGGGTGTCTCGGCCGATCCGATCGCCGCGGCGCTCGTTGCGGGATGCCGGGGCGCTGGGAACGATCGGCACGGCGTAATCCGAGTTCGTTTTTAGAAACGACGGCGCGGCAGGTCGGATTCGTTTCGGGAGCCGATGGCGCGGTCGATCGGGTTCGTTTCGAGCGAAGGGAGAGGTGGGCTCGAACTGCGCCGAGGCGGTCGCGCTTGCTCTCGGTGCGCGATGCGGTGCGCGATGCGGTGCGCCTCGGGTGCGCGGGGCGGTGCGCTGGTTGGAGGGAAGCTCGTTCGGTTGATTGGCCTGAACTGGAAACGAGTTGCGCCGATTCCTCGGGGTTCGTTTCGTCAGTCCGCGCGGAGAGAACTGGGTTCGTTTCGTGCGGTAGAGAAGTGCCGCAAGGTGAGCGAACGTTGGGGCATGGTGCGCGGCTCGGTGCGCCTTGGGTGCGCGGTTTGGTGCGCCTTGGGTGCGCGGTTTGGTGCGCCTCAGGTGCGCGGCTCGGTGCGCCTGGGAGAGGTGGAAGGAGGTTCTCGCGATGCGGTTGCCAAAGAGGGGCCTCGGTCCTTCGGGGCCGTCGCGGAACGAGGAGCGGACGGCGACGGAGCAAAGGAAGACGAGGGACGACGGGATCGAAACCCGCCTCTCTTAATCTCGTGAAAATGGGGCAGGTCAGTCACACAAAAAGGGTTTGAGCCGGAATCGAGGTGCGCGACACCGCGCACTCACAAAACGAACAGCCGGGAGGGAACCGGAAGCCAAGGAGGCGAGGGATGGTTCAGGAACGAGCCAAGCGAGGCTCGTGACCTTGCCGAGCCTGCCTTGAGGACGAGACGCAGGTCGTGTCGGCAGGTGTGGCATCGAAGACGGTCGGCGGAAGGGGTGGCAGGGCTTCCGAAAGAAGATCAGCCTGAGGGGGGCCGTGGGGGTATCGTCTGGAAATTGGAGAGCAGGGGGGGGATGATCGGGGGGCATGGTCACCGGAAGGGTCGGCGGGGGTCGACCGACGTGAGCCGTTTCCAGAGCGAGGAGCCATCGACGATGAACCCACCGCGCA is part of the Tautonia marina genome and harbors:
- a CDS encoding glycosyltransferase family 2 protein translates to MEDHPAGPACPEPRGQWPLSVVVPVRDGGDALTHCLRALRVSVGVAFELIVVDDGSRDDSGRKAEAAGAVVVRHDRPLGPAAARNNGARAASAPIVFFLDADVAVHPDAPRKVLDRFRADPELGALFGSYDDRPTAPGLVSRFRNLLHHDTHQRGTFQNEARPAHTFWTGCGAIRRDLFLAMGGFDPQLYRRPAIEDIELGYRLTRAGHRIDLVRDIQVTHLKRWTLREVIRTDIARRGVPWTLLMLRSGVAETDLNVSVTQRASVAATGLTGLALLVSPMEPSALVLAAIGPLAVVGLNARFYRFLARRIGVLGSVMSVPLHLLYFVCCGLSVLIALAIWLGQRRVRQPIADRQPLRPRTDAPAEVTAAGPHTLAPQPAPRRRSPWSRTKTLP
- a CDS encoding glycosyltransferase family 4 protein, with the translated sequence MRVGIDGGCLSNRRGFGRFSRSLLGALGRVAHDREFVVFVDQPSLDRVEVPAGFETVAVPVREAPSQAASAEGRRRVADLLAFSRATSGANLDAMVFPSSYSFFPVWNVGRVIVTIFDALPLIYPDLVFPNRRGRLFWTVKERVAVRSADRILTTSEVSRRDLMAHYRLPGDRVGLIGAAPDPVFRPSAPGPASDEAMRRYGLRPEERFLIYVGGLSPHKNLTRLMQAFARSAPSGVRLAIVGDFGDVFHTHAPELRAETERLGLSHQIVFTGFVPDEDLVHLYGRAEALVQPSLLEGFGLPPVEAMACGTPVLASTAGSLPEVVGEAGLFFDPTDLDAMAGAMAEVLGDRGTRARLAEAALRRSARFTWDAAARQLLEHLDGLGPKTHLKVA